The Methylocaldum marinum genome includes the window CAAGAATGAGAATCTGAACAACCGAGACTTTCCGACGCAGGAAGCGAAACCACGGACAGTAAGGAGTGAGCCATGGCCTATCACATCTTCGACCCGACCAGGGACTGGCGCGCGGACGCCATGCACGAACTGAGGCGGCATTCCGCATGGTATCTGGGCTTGGGCATTGCATTGATCATCTTGGGTTTGATCACCGCCGGCTATGCCCTGGTCGCGACATTCGTATCCGTTCTCTACATCGGCGTTCTACTCCTCGTCGGCGGTATCGTGCAACTGGGACACGCCTTCGGCACTCGGACCTGGAGCGGATTTTTCCTGCACCTTTTGGGCGCGATCCTGTATTTGGCCGCGGGTTGGGTCATGGTCACCAACGTGGAGGCCAGCGCCGTGTCGCTGACCCTTCTGCTGGCGGTGTTCCTGATCGCGGGCGGCGTGTTCCGTATCGTCGGCGCATTGCTCATGCGTTTTCCCAGCTGGAACTGGGCCCTGCTCAACGGGGCTGTCACCCTGCTGCTGGGCATCCTGATCGCGGAGCAATGGCCAACCTCGGGGCTTTGGGTCATCGGCGCCTTCGTCGGCATCGACATGCTGTTCACGGGGCTCTCGTTCATCATGCTGTCCTTGGCGGCACGCGGCATCGGAGGGGACGAATTCACGCGGCGGGCGACCTGAAAGGACACGTCCGACGGAAATTTCCCGGCTTCGCGCGCTGCCGTTGTTCCGGCCGATTCGTGAACCGACGGAGCCGACGCCCGGTCCGAAACAGCATAGGCACCCGTGGTTCGGCCAGCGGCTTTCAAATTCCGCGATCCTATGAACTCGGGAAAATCCCGCGCGGCTTTGCCGTGACGGTTCAGAACGCTGCCAAACGGATCGACTTGCGGGCACGGGCGGCCGCGACATAAAAAATGTTGATTTCCTCGCGCAGCTTCGAGAGCTGGAACTCTTCGCCGCCTTTTCCACCGCTTTTCGCAGATCGCCACGGGTGATCAAATCATCGCCCAGCATTTCGACATGATCGTATTCCCGGCCCTTGGCCTTGTGCGTCGTCGTAAAGGTGAAATCTGCGCTTTCCTTGTCGGTCCGGTCAGGCGCGCCTTGTTCCTTCAGCCAGGATAAAGCGCTCTTTAGCAATGCAACTCACCATTTTTACGGTCCGCATCCATCGGCATTGGTTTTTCCTTGTCTCCTCCCCCACTCCGGAGGTAACCACCGCCGCCCTCAGTCCGGGCGCGAGCGTAATCTCTTTAAGGTTTCGTCCCGCCGTAACCTTTGAAAAGCCGTTCATCGAAGGGGTACCGATCCACGGCCAAAATCCGGAGTCGAGTGCTATCCGAATGGAGGGGGTTAATAAGGGCATTAACGGTATAAGGGACAATGGCGCTCGGCACAAACAGGACAGCACTGCTCATATTCTTCAACCAGGTATCGCCCAGTGATCGGGTCAGTTCCGAGCGCCCCCGCCAGTCATCGGGTAACAATGCCCGGTCGAGTTCTTGTCGGGTCACGGCATCCGGTAGATCGATCGATAGCAACTGATAACTATCCGGCACATCCTCAGGATCATCGATCTCCAGATGCACCAGCACTTCGAGGAGAGCGGTTCCCGGATTCTCGGCGCAATAGACAATGGGGCTGCCACGGCTGTGCCAGCGTCCGCCGGCCCGAATGCCGCCGCTGCCACGAAGATCCGCATAGTTGCTGATGCGCCAGATGCGCATCAGGCCGCAAAGCCCTCATCGATTTGAATCAGGTATTCTTCAATGATCCGCCCGCCCAGTTCGGTGGACAGGATCTCCATTGGCGTTCGGTAGTCGAGCTTTTTGAGGGGTTTGCGTAGCCAGCGAAGGGCTTTGTCCCGATTGCCGAAGACGGTTTCCGCCAAGGCCACGAGCCGAGCCACGCGGAGTGCCCGGTCGGACTCATCAGGCGACAAGGGTTGCTGCTGGGCGCGCCGATGGGAAAGGGTGCGGGGCGGAAGCACCAAGGCCAGCTCTTTCGCCGTCAAGCCCTCCTCGGCGAGCTTATCGAGGACCGACGGCTGCATCCGGAGCGGTACCTCGCGGATCAATTCCTCTTCCGAGGTCAAGCGTCCGGGAAAGTCGAGCAGGATACCTAAACGTGCCAGAAAATGACCGTAGCGGGATCCACTGGATTCGGCAGCGGTGTTGTTGGAGCGGGATACCATCGTCTGTTGCCCTCCTTTCAGCAATATGCCGCTATCTTAAAGGCATTTTGCCAAACCTTCAAGCACGGGCCTACACCATGAACTTTCCGCTCTTCGTCTGGTTCAACACCGCCCATATTCACTTCCCTGCGCATGGCAAACAAGTAGGTTAATAACCGTATTCCTGCTTTTTCATCGGGCACCCAATATTTTCGAATTCGAAATCGATCGTAGTTGAAAACCATGAATGCCGGAAGCTGTTTCAAATACCTGCTGTTCGTCCTGGCAGTCCTGACCTCGGGCTGCGGCCCGGTGTTGCGTCCGTCGCTTTCGCAGCAGGAACTGCTCAGCGCGCGGGCGACGAGCGACCGTCTGGTCGAGGCGGAAATCAAAGAATTCATGCCGCGACTCGTCATGCGGGCCAAACAGGAGTATGACGACTATGTCCTGGGTCTCAACTCCGAACCGTCGGTAATCGATGTACTCGTGATCTCCGGCGGCGGCGACTGGGGAGCGTTCGGCGCGGGCTTTCTCAAGGGCTGGGGACGCGTACCGAAGGGACCCATGGCACGCCCCGAATTTGACGTCGTGACCGGCGTCAGCACCGGAGCCTTGATCGCGCCGTTCGCGTTCCTCGGCACCGAACGGACCATCGACCAGGTGCTGAAGATATACCGCGAACCGCGTCCGGATATCATGAAACTTCGAGGATTTCTCTTCTTCCTGCCACGCTACGCATCGTTCACCCGCATTCCCGGGCTGGAGAAGGATATAGCCGAGACGATCAATACTGGCTTTCTGAACCGCATCGTCCGGGAAGGCGAGCGCCACCGCATGCTGGTAGTCAACACCACGGACCTCGATGACGGGGAGATGCACGCCTTCGACGTGGTCAAGGAAGCGAGTGGCGCTGTCCGGACCGGCGATGTGGATCGCGTGCATCGCATCCTCCTCGCTTCCGCCGCGATACCCGGCGTCTTTCCGCCACGCGATATCGATGGAAGGCTATATGTCGATGGAGGCATAACCGGAAATATTTTGTACGGGGCAAGAATGCATGAGGAAGACAGCTTTCCGGCGGTCTGGAAAACGACTTACCCGGACCAGCCGATTCCCAAGCTGCGTTACTGGATCGTCTTCAACAACCAGTTCCGTTTTCCGCCGCAGATCACCCGGCCGACCTGGGCCGCCATCATGCGGCGCAGCATCAACCTGGCGACCCAGTCGTCGACCGTCAACGCGATGCGCCACCTTTATGCATCGGCCGAGATTTCGAAGCTGAAAAGGGGCGCCGATATCGAGATTCGGGTCATCTCGGTTCCCGCCGATTGGACGCCGCCGAAACCGGGCGTGTTCGTAAAGGAA containing:
- a CDS encoding patatin-like phospholipase family protein, with the translated sequence MNAGSCFKYLLFVLAVLTSGCGPVLRPSLSQQELLSARATSDRLVEAEIKEFMPRLVMRAKQEYDDYVLGLNSEPSVIDVLVISGGGDWGAFGAGFLKGWGRVPKGPMARPEFDVVTGVSTGALIAPFAFLGTERTIDQVLKIYREPRPDIMKLRGFLFFLPRYASFTRIPGLEKDIAETINTGFLNRIVREGERHRMLVVNTTDLDDGEMHAFDVVKEASGAVRTGDVDRVHRILLASAAIPGVFPPRDIDGRLYVDGGITGNILYGARMHEEDSFPAVWKTTYPDQPIPKLRYWIVFNNQFRFPPQITRPTWAAIMRRSINLATQSSTVNAMRHLYASAEISKLKRGADIEIRVISVPADWTPPKPGVFVKETMNALADLGERLGANPSSWRTEPP
- the parS gene encoding type II RES/Xre toxin-antitoxin system antitoxin translates to MVSRSNNTAAESSGSRYGHFLARLGILLDFPGRLTSEEELIREVPLRMQPSVLDKLAEEGLTAKELALVLPPRTLSHRRAQQQPLSPDESDRALRVARLVALAETVFGNRDKALRWLRKPLKKLDYRTPMEILSTELGGRIIEEYLIQIDEGFAA
- a CDS encoding HdeD family acid-resistance protein, whose translation is MAYHIFDPTRDWRADAMHELRRHSAWYLGLGIALIILGLITAGYALVATFVSVLYIGVLLLVGGIVQLGHAFGTRTWSGFFLHLLGAILYLAAGWVMVTNVEASAVSLTLLLAVFLIAGGVFRIVGALLMRFPSWNWALLNGAVTLLLGILIAEQWPTSGLWVIGAFVGIDMLFTGLSFIMLSLAARGIGGDEFTRRAT
- a CDS encoding RES family NAD+ phosphorylase; its protein translation is MRIWRISNYADLRGSGGIRAGGRWHSRGSPIVYCAENPGTALLEVLVHLEIDDPEDVPDSYQLLSIDLPDAVTRQELDRALLPDDWRGRSELTRSLGDTWLKNMSSAVLFVPSAIVPYTVNALINPLHSDSTRLRILAVDRYPFDERLFKGYGGTKP